A region from the Spirochaetota bacterium genome encodes:
- the cyaB gene encoding class IV adenylate cyclase, whose translation MSAIVLEIEIKAWCDNRNEVINRIVSLGGVMFKRVRERDIYYSHPCRDFAETDEALRIRIEDNTYTLTYKGPKLGKRSKSRFEEEVLFNELSAMKSILNEIGFVEVDNVVKVRDIYILNNVEICVDRVDGVGDFVELEKMGGDRESTESELFALAEELGLKRFERRSYLELKLEIKE comes from the coding sequence ATGAGTGCTATTGTGCTGGAGATTGAGATAAAGGCATGGTGTGATAATCGCAATGAGGTTATTAACAGGATTGTCTCACTTGGTGGAGTAATGTTCAAAAGAGTAAGAGAGAGGGACATCTATTACAGTCATCCATGTCGAGATTTTGCAGAGACAGATGAAGCGTTGAGAATAAGAATTGAAGATAATACATATACTTTGACCTATAAGGGGCCGAAGTTAGGCAAAAGGAGTAAGTCAAGATTTGAGGAGGAGGTTCTGTTCAATGAACTCTCTGCAATGAAGAGCATATTAAATGAGATTGGATTTGTTGAGGTTGATAATGTTGTAAAAGTGAGGGATATCTACATCCTAAACAATGTTGAGATATGCGTTGATAGGGTAGATGGTGTTGGGGATTTTGTTGAACTGGAAAAGATGGGGGGTGATAGAGAGAGTACAGAGAGTGAGTTATTCGCTCTAGCTGAGGAACTTGGCCTTAAGAGATTCGAGAGAAGATCTTATTTGGAGCTAAAACTGGAAATTAAAGAGTAG
- the pheT gene encoding phenylalanine--tRNA ligase subunit beta yields the protein MWLSLNITSDIVDIKDLDSQEIADRLTMSTAEIDDIDYLNHHLKSIFTARIIDILPHPNADKLTLVDLDTGRGSIRVVCGASNPMKGDIVAMATIGTRFTEDFIVKKTTIRGEESNGMLCSEKELGLSDDHSGLMILPKNTPLGLSLSELFPHWMDTRFEIDNKSITHRPDLWGHVGFAREIAAIFGRDIRDVIDYNIQQSFRDTDRLIVAIKNPDAAPRYCGLLIRNIEIKESPDWLKAKVIAIGMRPINNIVDITNYVMAEIGEPMHAFDRNKLKGDSIVVRMAKDGESLNTIDGMTRILTPDDIVIADQVAPIALAGVMGGIDSEIDSGTCEIVLEAANFNPIRIRKTSSRFNLRTEAAIRFEKSLDPNLCSSAIFRCYDLIKRLIPKAEASTPIVDSYPGKPNKIYVNTSYDFIRKRLGIDMDDKRINNILTSLDFKIQNKNDDIRIEIPSHRATGDISIPEDIVEEVGRIYGYDNISPKAPYVPCITPHKNEMRSFERLIKEILTRDHNIVEVSNYSFVSEKLLNLLKTNEDKELHLKNPLSQEQDRLRRSLIPNLINNIELNQRYNETFRIFELGRVYLKEKRKSSELAREERYVSGLVFSKKAEDPLFYDAKNIVIDLLEQLSIMNVKYSPARTGLPSYAHPARSMNVLIDNKNIGLIFELHPEIIDRFEIKGKAGIFDLNVSICFNSQKREKIFVDLQKYPEVPFEISVLADKYQNIDSISSIIQKSNSDCIKSVDVISIYDRNPIPEGMKSVSFKIVFASRDKTLSPDEIDMHQKRVIGDLKKNGYQLR from the coding sequence ATGTGGCTTTCATTAAATATAACTTCAGACATTGTTGATATCAAAGACCTAGACTCCCAAGAGATAGCAGATAGACTTACTATGTCAACAGCTGAGATTGATGACATCGATTACTTAAATCATCATCTAAAGAGTATATTTACAGCAAGGATTATTGATATTCTTCCTCATCCCAATGCTGATAAGTTGACATTAGTTGATCTTGATACAGGCAGAGGGAGTATCCGCGTTGTATGCGGGGCGTCAAATCCTATGAAAGGCGATATTGTGGCAATGGCCACCATTGGCACAAGGTTTACGGAAGATTTTATCGTAAAGAAAACCACTATTAGGGGTGAAGAATCCAATGGGATGCTATGCTCGGAAAAGGAACTTGGGCTATCGGATGATCATTCAGGATTAATGATCCTTCCGAAAAATACGCCCTTGGGCCTATCCCTTAGCGAACTCTTCCCTCATTGGATGGATACAAGATTTGAGATTGACAACAAATCCATAACCCATAGGCCTGACCTCTGGGGCCATGTAGGATTTGCTCGAGAGATAGCCGCAATATTCGGTCGAGACATCAGGGATGTTATTGATTATAACATTCAACAATCATTTAGGGATACTGACAGGCTAATTGTTGCTATAAAAAATCCAGATGCGGCTCCTCGTTATTGCGGATTGCTTATCAGAAACATTGAGATTAAAGAATCACCTGACTGGCTAAAAGCAAAGGTTATCGCCATTGGCATGCGCCCTATCAACAATATTGTGGATATTACAAATTATGTGATGGCAGAGATTGGTGAGCCGATGCACGCCTTTGACAGGAACAAACTTAAGGGAGATAGTATCGTTGTCAGGATGGCAAAGGATGGAGAATCACTGAACACCATAGATGGTATGACTCGGATATTAACCCCTGATGATATTGTGATAGCTGACCAGGTTGCTCCGATCGCCCTTGCTGGTGTGATGGGAGGCATAGATAGCGAGATTGATAGCGGAACTTGCGAAATAGTGCTTGAGGCGGCTAATTTCAATCCAATAAGGATAAGAAAGACCTCCAGTAGATTTAACCTCAGAACAGAGGCAGCTATCAGATTTGAAAAATCCTTAGATCCCAATCTCTGTTCATCTGCAATATTTAGATGTTATGATTTAATTAAGCGACTCATCCCTAAAGCGGAGGCTTCAACCCCAATTGTGGACTCATACCCAGGAAAGCCAAACAAAATATATGTAAATACGAGCTATGATTTCATAAGAAAAAGGCTTGGGATTGACATGGATGATAAAAGAATAAATAATATTTTAACATCCCTGGATTTTAAAATACAAAACAAAAATGATGACATTAGGATCGAGATCCCCTCACACAGGGCAACTGGAGATATATCAATACCTGAAGACATTGTGGAAGAGGTGGGTAGAATCTACGGATATGATAATATTTCCCCAAAAGCCCCTTACGTTCCTTGTATTACACCCCACAAGAATGAGATGAGATCTTTTGAAAGGCTTATCAAGGAGATTCTGACAAGGGATCACAATATAGTGGAAGTAAGCAACTACTCCTTTGTGAGCGAGAAGCTCCTCAATCTATTAAAGACCAACGAGGACAAGGAGCTTCACCTCAAAAATCCGCTTTCCCAGGAACAGGATAGATTGAGAAGGAGTCTAATCCCAAATCTAATCAATAATATTGAACTGAATCAGAGATATAACGAAACATTTAGGATCTTTGAGTTGGGGAGGGTGTATCTAAAGGAGAAGAGAAAGTCCTCTGAGCTTGCTCGTGAAGAGAGATATGTTTCAGGACTAGTATTTTCAAAGAAGGCAGAAGACCCCCTATTTTATGATGCAAAGAACATAGTGATAGATCTATTGGAACAGCTAAGCATTATGAACGTGAAATATTCACCAGCTAGGACCGGCCTGCCATCATATGCACATCCCGCAAGATCAATGAACGTACTGATAGATAACAAAAATATAGGGTTAATCTTTGAACTCCATCCAGAGATTATAGATAGATTTGAGATAAAGGGCAAGGCAGGAATTTTCGATCTTAATGTGTCAATATGCTTTAATAGCCAAAAAAGGGAAAAAATATTTGTGGATCTACAAAAGTATCCTGAGGTTCCCTTTGAGATTTCCGTATTGGCTGATAAATATCAAAATATAGATAGTATTAGCTCAATAATTCAAAAGAGTAATAGCGATTGCATCAAAAGCGTTGATGTGATATCGATCTATGATAGAAATCCCATCCCAGAAGGGATGAAGTCCGTCTCCTTCAAGATTGTATTTGCATCCAGGGATAAGACCCTCTCCCCTGATGAAATTGATATGCATCAAAAGAGGGTAATAGGAGACCTAAAAAAGAATGGTTATCAATTGAGATAA